CAAGTGCTTCTTCATAAAACTTTAAGCTTTTTTCTAAATCTAAAACATTAAAATTAAAGTGATTAAATGCAAAATTCATAAAATACCCCCTTTAATAAATTATACTTTAAAGATATACTATCTTAATTGTAAAGTCAATAAAAAATAAAGAAGAGTAAAAAAGTTTAAAATAAACATTTTAGATTTGTAAAAATCATGGTATAATATATAGTCGAAAAATAATGAGGAGGAAGAATGAATATTTATTATATTTATCATAGTTGTTTTGTAGTTGAAGATGAAAAAAATATATTAATTTTTGATTATTATAAAACTCCAAGAAAATTAGAGTCTAAAATAGAGATTTTAGATTTTATTAAAAGAAAAGATAAAAAAGTATCTGTTTTTTCTTCACATATACACCATGATCATTTTAATCCTGAAATATTAAAATGGCATGAAATTAATGGAAATATCAAGTATATTTTTAGTTCAGATATAAAAGTTAAACCAAATGATTTAGATATAATATTTTTAGAAGAAAATCAAGAGAGAAAAACTTCAGATCTGACTATAAAAACTTATGGTTCAACAGATGAAGGAGTATCTTTTTGGGTAGAGGTAGGAGAAAAGGTAGTATTCCATGCTGGGGATCTGAATTGGTGGGCATGGTCAGATGATACTTTAGAAGAAGAAAAGTATATGAAAGAGAAGTTTCAAGGGATAATAGAGAAGATAAAAGAAAATGATAAGAAAATAGATATTGCATTTTTTCCAGTAGACCCTAGATTGGAAGAGAATATGTTTAAAGGTGGGGAATATTTTATTGAGAAGCTAGAGCCTAAATATTTTGTTCCTATGCACTTTGATAATGGTTATAAAGAGATAGAGGAGTTTAGAAAACAGTTTTCTAATTCAAAAACAGAGGTATTAAAAATAAAAGATATTTTAGAAAAAATTGAATACTAAAATAGAATAAAATAAATTATATAACATTGATAAAAAGCAGAGTTTTTGTTATAATATACATTAAATGATAAAAAATATAGTAAGGAATGATTATGAACTGGGAAAAGAAAGAATACAGAATAGAAGATATTTATATAATGTTAAAAACAGATGAAAAGGGAAAATATATAGTTCCTGTTTTGAGTAAAGATGAGATATTAGAATCTTTAGATTTTATAGATATAGATGATGAAAAATATAATAAGATGAAAGCTGTACTTTCTTATATTAAGGGGATAAAGGAGGACAGCTTCTTTATTGATTGGGAAAAGGAGTATCAAGAAGCTTACCTCAGCGAACATTCAAATCTGATTCCCTACCTAATAGACAATGAAAAATTTGTTGATGAGAATATGAACACTATAAAGTGGGAGAAAGAGAATAATGTTTTAACTCTTATTATTAAAGAAAAAGAGGGAGATACAAATTTATTGTGTACAGAGCTTCTTTTAAATGAGAGTTATAATGACTTTGAAATAGTTACTGAAGAGGTGTTAGAGAGAGAAGGTGTATTCTATCTTCTACCTTTTGAAGAGAATAACCTTCACACTCTTAAAGAGCTTATAGGAACAATAAGTAAAAAAGAGTTGGAAAACTTTATAACAATGACAGTAAAATATTTTAAAAATATTGAGATAGAGTATTTAGATTATAAAATTGTAGAGGGAGAGAAGAATACTCCTGTTCCTCAAGTTATTATAGAAAAAATTTCTCAAGACAATAGCTTATATCTGCAAATAAATGTTGTTATTTCAACAATGGATTATGAGTTTTTAAAGAAAAATGAGATCACGAAAACAGCAATAGTAAATAATCTTGAGAAGAAAATATCAATAAGTGAGATTGATTTAAGAAAATTGCCAGAAGCTGTGGAAGAGATTGTAAAAATTTTAGCAAAGCTTCAAAAAAATATAAAGATGAAGTCAGGTTTCTATTTAGATGATGATAACTTAATAATTTTACAAGAGAAATTAGCTAAGGAATTTATAACTAAAGAACTACTTCAACTTGCTTCAAAGTATAAGGTTGTTGGAACTGATAAGTTGAGAAAATATAATATAAAAGCTGTAAAACCAAAGGTTATTGGAAACTTTAGCCACTCAATAGATTTCTTAGAGGGAGAGGTAGAACTTGAGATAGAGGGAGAAAAATTCTCTATTTTAGATGTGTTATCATCATATAAAAAAGATTCATATATAGTTTTAAGTGATGGAACAAGTGCTCTTATCAATAGAAAATATATTGAGAAATTAGAGAGATTATTTAAAGATAGCGACGATAAGAAAAAAGTTAAACTTTCATTCTTTGATCTTCCAGTAATAGAAGAGCTTATTGAGGATAAGATATTTACTCAAGAGATGAATAAAAGTAGAAGTTTCTTTAAGGGAATTAATAGTGTAAAAGATTATGGTATTGATCCACCTAAGGTAAAGGCAAAACTAAGGGAATACCAAGAGTATGGATATAAATGGTTAGCATACTTAATGGATAATAATTTAGGTGGTTGTCTAGCTGATGATATGGGACTTGGAAAAACTTTACAAGCTATAGCAGTGCTAACAAGATTACATGAGGTTAAAGGAAAGAAAAGTTTAGTAATAATGCCAAAAAGTTTGATATATAACTGGGAAGGGGAAATAAAAAAATTCAGTCCTAAGTTAAAAGTTGGTATATATTATGGAAACTTTAGAAATACAGATATAATCAAGAAAAATAGTGTAATACTTACAACTTATGGAACAATAAGAAACGATATAGAAGTATTGAGAGATATGCAATTTGATACAATAATTCTTGATGAGTCACAAAATATTAAGAATATAAATGCACAAACAACAAAGGCTATAATGCTTCTTAATTCAAAAAATAGAATAGCTTTAAGTGGAACTCCAATTGAAAATAATTTAGGAGAACTATACTCACTATTTAGATTTTTAAATCCAGCTATGTTTGGGACAGCAGAGGAGTTTAATACTTACTATGCTGTACCTATTCAAAAGGAAAATGATCCTGAAGCAATAGAGGAGTTAAAGAAAAAAATATATCCATTTATTTTGAGAAGAGTTAAGAAAGAGGTTTTAAAAGATCTACCTGATAAGATAGAAAAAACTATGTTTATAGAGATGAATCCAGAGCAGAAAAAACTTTATGAAGAGAGAAGAAGTTACTATTATAAGATGGTTAATAGTCAAATCAAAGAAAATGGGATTGGAAAGACACAATTCTTTATTTTACAAGCTTTAAATGAGTTAAGACAGATAACAAGCTGTCCAGAATCAAAGAGTAATGGAGTTATGTCTAGTAAACGTGAAGTACTTGTAAACAATATTCTTGAAGCAGTAGAAAATGGACATAAGGTATTAGTGTTTACTAACTATATCAACTCTATTGAAAATATCTGTGAAGATCTAGAAAAGAATAAAATAAATTATCTATCAATGACAGGAAGCACAAAGGATAGACAATCATTAGTTGATAAATTCCAAAAGGATAATAAATATAAAGTATTTATAATGACATTAAAAACAGGAGGGGTAGGACTTAATCTTACAGCTGCTGACACGATATTTATATATGATCCTTGGTGGAATAAAACAGTAGAAAATCAAGCTATAGATAGAGCTTATAGACTTGGACAAGATAGAA
This region of Fusobacterium varium genomic DNA includes:
- a CDS encoding DEAD/DEAH box helicase, with protein sequence MNWEKKEYRIEDIYIMLKTDEKGKYIVPVLSKDEILESLDFIDIDDEKYNKMKAVLSYIKGIKEDSFFIDWEKEYQEAYLSEHSNLIPYLIDNEKFVDENMNTIKWEKENNVLTLIIKEKEGDTNLLCTELLLNESYNDFEIVTEEVLEREGVFYLLPFEENNLHTLKELIGTISKKELENFITMTVKYFKNIEIEYLDYKIVEGEKNTPVPQVIIEKISQDNSLYLQINVVISTMDYEFLKKNEITKTAIVNNLEKKISISEIDLRKLPEAVEEIVKILAKLQKNIKMKSGFYLDDDNLIILQEKLAKEFITKELLQLASKYKVVGTDKLRKYNIKAVKPKVIGNFSHSIDFLEGEVELEIEGEKFSILDVLSSYKKDSYIVLSDGTSALINRKYIEKLERLFKDSDDKKKVKLSFFDLPVIEELIEDKIFTQEMNKSRSFFKGINSVKDYGIDPPKVKAKLREYQEYGYKWLAYLMDNNLGGCLADDMGLGKTLQAIAVLTRLHEVKGKKSLVIMPKSLIYNWEGEIKKFSPKLKVGIYYGNFRNTDIIKKNSVILTTYGTIRNDIEVLRDMQFDTIILDESQNIKNINAQTTKAIMLLNSKNRIALSGTPIENNLGELYSLFRFLNPAMFGTAEEFNTYYAVPIQKENDPEAIEELKKKIYPFILRRVKKEVLKDLPDKIEKTMFIEMNPEQKKLYEERRSYYYKMVNSQIKENGIGKTQFFILQALNELRQITSCPESKSNGVMSSKREVLVNNILEAVENGHKVLVFTNYINSIENICEDLEKNKINYLSMTGSTKDRQSLVDKFQKDNKYKVFIMTLKTGGVGLNLTAADTIFIYDPWWNKTVENQAIDRAYRLGQDRTVFSYKLILKDTIEEKILQLQDTKSKLLDSLISEDSASVKTLTEKDIEFILGE
- a CDS encoding MBL fold metallo-hydrolase; this translates as MNIYYIYHSCFVVEDEKNILIFDYYKTPRKLESKIEILDFIKRKDKKVSVFSSHIHHDHFNPEILKWHEINGNIKYIFSSDIKVKPNDLDIIFLEENQERKTSDLTIKTYGSTDEGVSFWVEVGEKVVFHAGDLNWWAWSDDTLEEEKYMKEKFQGIIEKIKENDKKIDIAFFPVDPRLEENMFKGGEYFIEKLEPKYFVPMHFDNGYKEIEEFRKQFSNSKTEVLKIKDILEKIEY